From a region of the Candidatus Brocadia sp. genome:
- a CDS encoding NAD(P)/FAD-dependent oxidoreductase gives MPDYDVIVIGSGIGGLISAGILVSRGLKILLVEKNVNPGGYLSSFKRGDFIFDSAVDCFSGIEKGGLISNVLKLLDVDSQVHFVRVDPIRVSMFPNLKVSVDSDINTYMDKLMAIFPSEAAAIRGFFKRASMVYDELQIAINKLISGEFELNIISPNILKLMYSSYEELLVEYITDYRLKAVLSDRCTFVGLPPSKASAFSMIALMMSYFKFGAYRPVGGFQKLANVFVDGIRKNGGKAIFGTEAKQIILDKQNYCTGVKCDNGDEYTTRYIISNADFNHTFRSIMGGKYSSFARDMTENIGSSTSFFIVYAGIMGDAGKYSSIGYYPSYDMEGFFSPDKTFKEDTTIGITIASIEDKSRVPADCNTIVLHEMADGSRWDCVDKSKCTGAVLKKAESIIPDIMDRIVVLDSATPQTLQRYTGNYHGAAFGWRQAPVFKGIKRCGINNLYIAGHWGNMGGGVLAAAYAGVEAASEILTKEGIHIAI, from the coding sequence TTATAAGCGCCGGGATTCTGGTGTCAAGGGGTTTAAAAATACTTCTTGTAGAAAAGAATGTGAATCCCGGCGGGTATCTTTCGTCGTTTAAGAGAGGCGACTTTATTTTTGATTCCGCTGTCGATTGCTTTTCGGGTATTGAAAAGGGTGGATTGATAAGCAATGTCTTAAAGCTTCTCGATGTTGATAGCCAGGTGCATTTTGTGCGTGTTGATCCTATACGAGTAAGCATGTTCCCGAACCTTAAGGTTTCAGTTGATTCGGATATAAATACCTATATGGATAAACTTATGGCAATATTTCCTTCCGAAGCTGCTGCAATCAGGGGGTTCTTTAAAAGAGCTTCTATGGTATATGATGAACTCCAAATAGCGATAAACAAGCTTATTTCGGGTGAATTTGAATTAAATATAATAAGTCCGAACATACTGAAACTTATGTATAGTTCGTACGAGGAATTGCTGGTTGAATATATTACCGACTACCGGCTTAAAGCCGTATTGTCCGACCGGTGTACGTTTGTTGGCCTTCCGCCTTCAAAAGCTTCTGCCTTTTCAATGATTGCCTTAATGATGAGTTACTTTAAATTTGGCGCATATAGACCTGTGGGGGGCTTTCAAAAACTCGCGAATGTCTTTGTTGATGGAATAAGGAAGAACGGAGGCAAGGCTATCTTCGGTACGGAGGCAAAGCAGATTATTTTAGACAAACAAAATTATTGTACGGGTGTAAAATGTGATAACGGTGATGAATATACAACACGCTATATTATATCAAATGCCGACTTTAATCATACCTTCAGGAGCATCATGGGAGGAAAATATTCGTCTTTTGCCAGAGATATGACGGAGAACATTGGAAGTTCAACCTCTTTTTTTATAGTCTATGCGGGTATCATGGGCGATGCCGGCAAATACTCCAGTATCGGCTATTATCCATCTTATGATATGGAGGGTTTCTTTTCTCCGGATAAGACGTTTAAGGAGGATACAACCATAGGCATTACTATCGCCAGTATCGAGGATAAATCACGTGTTCCAGCGGATTGTAATACCATAGTGCTGCACGAAATGGCAGATGGATCTCGATGGGATTGTGTTGATAAATCAAAATGTACCGGGGCAGTATTAAAAAAAGCAGAAAGTATCATTCCTGATATAATGGATAGAATTGTTGTCCTTGACTCAGCAACACCTCAGACACTGCAGAGATACACGGGAAACTATCATGGCGCTGCATTTGGCTGGAGACAGGCGCCGGTGTTCAAGGGGATAAAGAGATGCGGAATAAATAATCTGTATATTGCCGGCCACTGGGGGAACATGGGTGGCGGCGTTTTAGCTGCTGCATACGCTGGAGTTGAAGCGGCAAGCGAAATTCTTACGAAAGAGGGAATACACATTGCCATCTGA
- a CDS encoding RNA ligase, which translates to MQMYDIVNQVGITESLWRESIERHDAVSEEFDGIRFFRITKKIGVLGKGSIITEEGIIFGFPSIARVLHLENGVRNAYRHPFYVEEKVDGYNVRVVRIQGRVLVFSRGAYVCPFSTDRIADFLEAKKIFDDMPGLIVCGEFAGPDNPYNIEHPPYVKEDVGFFAFDLMSINQPHAIPVNERYKIFDTYRMPTVRRFGQFSASDISGLKTIMKELDSMGCEGVVLKPTHPAEKILKYVTLGSCLRDINVTAPLMPEMASEFFTHRIIRAAMFIYEQTRFLQPEVFSQLGKALLRPLCDNVAKAARNEVIDEQFLLRFREEKNIQRMIDHLHKCKVKFEVLSKNKIGNYWHVKFAKKCYATYEILQGHLQGATHVD; encoded by the coding sequence ATGCAAATGTATGATATTGTTAATCAGGTTGGCATTACCGAATCCCTATGGCGGGAATCCATTGAAAGGCATGACGCTGTCAGTGAAGAATTTGACGGTATTCGTTTTTTCAGGATAACAAAAAAGATTGGCGTCTTGGGTAAGGGATCCATTATTACTGAGGAAGGAATTATTTTTGGTTTTCCCAGCATAGCCCGGGTATTACATTTGGAAAACGGCGTTCGTAATGCCTATAGGCACCCTTTTTATGTGGAAGAAAAAGTTGATGGGTATAATGTCAGGGTTGTGCGTATCCAGGGCCGTGTGTTGGTTTTTTCCCGTGGTGCATATGTTTGTCCGTTTTCTACAGACCGGATTGCAGATTTTTTGGAAGCAAAGAAAATATTTGATGATATGCCGGGCCTGATCGTTTGTGGTGAGTTTGCCGGTCCCGATAATCCTTATAACATTGAACATCCTCCTTATGTGAAGGAAGACGTCGGGTTTTTCGCCTTTGACTTAATGTCGATCAATCAACCTCATGCAATCCCTGTTAATGAACGATATAAGATCTTTGACACCTATCGTATGCCTACGGTAAGGAGATTTGGACAGTTTTCAGCATCGGATATTTCAGGCCTGAAAACGATCATGAAAGAGCTGGACTCGATGGGATGTGAAGGTGTTGTGCTAAAGCCAACCCATCCTGCAGAAAAGATTTTAAAGTACGTGACGCTCGGCTCTTGTTTGCGTGATATTAACGTTACCGCTCCTTTGATGCCAGAGATGGCTTCTGAATTTTTTACCCATCGGATTATTCGTGCAGCGATGTTTATTTATGAACAGACGCGGTTTTTACAACCAGAAGTTTTCTCGCAATTGGGAAAGGCCTTGCTTAGGCCGTTATGTGACAATGTCGCAAAAGCGGCGCGGAACGAAGTTATTGACGAACAATTTCTTCTCAGGTTTCGGGAAGAGAAAAATATCCAACGGATGATAGATCACCTCCACAAATGTAAGGTAAAGTTCGAGGTGCTATCGAAAAATAAAATAGGAAACTACTGGCATGTCAAGTTCGCAAAAAAGTGTTATGCCACCTATGAAATCCTTCAAGGACATTTGCAAGGTGCAACTCATGTGGACTAA
- a CDS encoding RNA ligase partner protein, protein MEKNIKHGRIIIDTSIFTNPEVYQSFGLNPTAALRTFLEIVGKLEGISFYMPPSIYQELFNFIETKDIPPDLQIRIIQKPPKRYELSVPAFLLYELIEDVRHRIDKGLRVAEEAVRKRIGKSLKISEEIERKRKSSREKSVFLFPDVRMTEEIPYKTESETLEDIAIADLRKKYRAALREGIIDSKEDVDLILLAKELDGILVTADTGIVKWADKLGIRYLDPRMLRGILDKLAP, encoded by the coding sequence ATGGAAAAAAACATTAAACACGGACGAATCATCATCGATACAAGTATTTTTACTAACCCGGAAGTGTACCAATCGTTTGGGTTGAACCCAACAGCGGCGTTACGTACATTTCTGGAGATCGTCGGCAAATTAGAAGGAATATCCTTTTATATGCCTCCATCGATCTATCAGGAGTTGTTCAATTTTATAGAAACAAAGGACATCCCTCCCGATCTTCAAATTCGTATCATCCAAAAACCTCCAAAGCGATACGAACTTTCTGTCCCGGCTTTTTTATTGTACGAACTCATTGAAGATGTGCGCCACAGGATTGACAAGGGACTGCGAGTGGCCGAAGAAGCTGTACGCAAAAGAATAGGAAAGAGTTTAAAGATATCCGAAGAGATCGAACGGAAACGAAAATCCTCACGAGAGAAGTCAGTTTTTCTTTTTCCGGATGTGCGCATGACAGAAGAAATTCCCTATAAAACTGAATCCGAAACTTTAGAGGATATTGCTATTGCCGATCTGAGAAAAAAATATCGCGCTGCCCTGAGAGAAGGAATCATTGATAGTAAAGAGGATGTTGATTTAATCCTCCTGGCGAAGGAACTCGATGGCATACTGGTGACCGCGGACACGGGTATCGTTAAATGGGCTGATAAACTTGGCATCCGCTACCTTGATCCCCGTATGTTACGCGGCATACTCGATAAGCTGGCACCGTAA
- a CDS encoding DHH family phosphoesterase has protein sequence MYLILGCDEISCALARILSRSGEETLVIGNNEAVFLGLKEPNLRVMTADIHTLDFDSLPIKNTIAFILLQKTHRDNLTLANRIRKLFPDKFILSQATDEMEGAELSENGVDRTVQTARIIIDAILNELETAKLKRSVFSLVSVIQAAANKGVAIFLQDNPDPDAIASGFALKRIAEKYNIKSNIYYGGNIGRQQNKTLVNLLETDLTRLKTTEEVLKIVSSAGKVALIEASIPSKNNILPLHTIPHIVIDHHQTDLSLVKGEFIEILPKIGATSTIMTRYLRHLDIVPDPPLATALRYGIRVDTGGFTRNTTTEDLEAAAYLSPLLDTALLNQIENPPMSAETMDIIGRTIRNREIRGSYLISFVEFITDRDALPQAAELMLQMEGVSTVLVFGIDKDKVQLSARSVDSRINLAFLLQKAFGFMNAGGHANMAAGCVDLGIFGDVNDKKSLSRITFDAVRKKFFSAAGIDLEKREIPDELELIASNSIKN, from the coding sequence ATGTATCTTATTTTAGGATGTGATGAAATTAGTTGCGCTTTAGCCAGAATTTTAAGCCGATCTGGTGAAGAAACACTGGTAATCGGCAATAACGAAGCGGTTTTTCTTGGTTTAAAAGAGCCCAATCTGCGCGTAATGACCGCTGACATCCATACCCTGGACTTTGATTCTTTGCCAATAAAAAATACGATAGCCTTCATCCTTCTGCAGAAGACTCACAGAGATAATTTAACCTTAGCAAACCGCATAAGGAAATTATTTCCTGATAAATTTATATTATCGCAGGCAACTGATGAAATGGAGGGCGCCGAGTTATCAGAGAACGGCGTCGATCGCACCGTTCAAACCGCCAGGATTATTATCGATGCAATCCTGAATGAACTAGAAACGGCTAAACTGAAAAGATCTGTTTTCAGTTTGGTAAGTGTTATCCAGGCAGCAGCAAACAAGGGAGTAGCGATTTTTTTGCAGGACAATCCTGATCCAGATGCCATTGCCTCCGGATTCGCGCTTAAGCGCATTGCGGAAAAATATAATATTAAATCCAATATCTATTACGGTGGGAACATCGGTCGTCAGCAAAACAAGACGCTGGTCAATTTGTTAGAAACCGATCTTACCCGGTTAAAAACCACTGAGGAAGTGCTTAAAATAGTTTCATCGGCAGGCAAGGTGGCATTAATAGAGGCTTCTATCCCTTCAAAAAATAATATCTTGCCCCTCCATACTATTCCTCATATTGTCATTGATCATCATCAAACAGATCTCAGTCTTGTAAAAGGCGAGTTTATTGAAATATTACCTAAGATTGGCGCAACTTCTACCATCATGACGCGATATCTGAGACATCTGGATATTGTTCCTGATCCACCCCTGGCTACGGCGCTTCGTTACGGAATCCGGGTAGACACAGGCGGGTTTACCAGAAACACAACCACTGAAGATCTCGAAGCTGCGGCTTACCTCTCCCCATTGCTGGACACGGCGCTCTTAAATCAAATCGAAAATCCTCCCATGAGCGCAGAAACCATGGATATCATCGGAAGAACCATACGAAATCGTGAAATACGGGGTTCGTACCTGATATCTTTTGTGGAATTTATAACCGACAGGGACGCCCTGCCGCAAGCGGCTGAATTGATGTTGCAGATGGAGGGTGTATCCACCGTTCTCGTTTTTGGTATCGACAAGGATAAAGTGCAGCTATCAGCGCGAAGCGTAGATTCAAGAATCAATCTCGCATTTTTACTGCAAAAGGCCTTTGGATTTATGAACGCGGGCGGACATGCCAATATGGCGGCAGGCTGTGTTGACTTGGGGATTTTTGGAGACGTAAACGATAAGAAGTCACTTTCGAGAATCACCTTTGATGCGGTAAGAAAGAAGTTTTTTTCTGCAGCTGGAATAGACCTGGAAAAACGGGAAATACCCGATGAGTTGGAATTAATAGCGAGCAACAGCATTAAAAATTAA
- a CDS encoding glycosyltransferase family 2 protein: protein MPSDVCVVIPAYNASSTIGNIVIGALKHVSKVIVADDGSTDNTAVAASGAGAEIVIIDRNRGKGNALTVLFQKTVDEGYDAVISMDADEQHDPEEIPKFLAAHIMHPDDIISGSRMGEKEKIPRARYNSMCIARYYISLAANQFIEDTQCGFRLYPLSIIKKIRLKTERFVTETELLMKAGDMGADIRFVSIKTIYNENGTHFKPVKDIVAITAYVISYIYVKWLIEGITSNNSNTYLTQNHLRDLIGKNKTVDIFFQIFTVFTALPATVFFLLEYQFLGLFIPNNFASIRERGCGFSKITLSTQTLPVLFIVAGIEKIMNVTGSKVNILDGFIKRFFSNSWKDTE from the coding sequence TTGCCATCTGATGTTTGTGTTGTTATCCCTGCCTATAACGCATCCAGTACCATTGGGAATATCGTAATCGGCGCATTAAAACATGTTTCTAAGGTCATCGTCGCCGATGACGGTTCTACGGATAATACAGCAGTTGCGGCTTCCGGGGCAGGAGCAGAGATAGTTATAATAGACAGAAATAGAGGAAAAGGAAATGCCCTAACAGTTCTTTTTCAGAAGACCGTAGATGAAGGATACGATGCCGTAATAAGCATGGATGCGGATGAGCAACATGATCCTGAAGAGATACCGAAGTTTCTTGCTGCTCATATCATGCACCCGGATGATATAATTTCAGGCTCAAGAATGGGTGAGAAAGAAAAAATTCCAAGGGCGCGATACAACTCTATGTGTATAGCGCGATATTATATTTCCCTTGCCGCCAATCAATTTATAGAAGATACACAATGTGGTTTCAGGCTTTACCCTCTATCGATAATAAAAAAAATCCGGTTGAAGACAGAAAGATTCGTTACTGAAACCGAATTGCTGATGAAAGCGGGAGATATGGGCGCAGACATCAGGTTTGTAAGTATTAAAACGATATACAATGAAAACGGGACCCATTTCAAGCCTGTTAAGGACATTGTTGCTATAACAGCATATGTCATTTCCTATATTTACGTCAAATGGTTAATCGAAGGGATAACCTCAAACAATTCAAATACCTATTTAACACAAAACCATCTAAGGGATTTAATAGGCAAAAACAAAACCGTGGATATTTTTTTTCAAATATTTACGGTTTTCACCGCCCTGCCTGCAACGGTGTTTTTTTTACTCGAATATCAATTTTTAGGGCTATTTATACCAAACAATTTTGCATCTATACGGGAACGTGGCTGTGGATTTTCCAAGATTACCCTTTCAACACAAACGTTGCCTGTTTTGTTTATCGTTGCCGGTATTGAAAAAATCATGAATGTTACCGGGTCTAAGGTCAATATCTTGGATGGTTTTATAAAAAGGTTCTTCTCAAATTCATGGAAAGATACGGAATAG
- a CDS encoding 1-acyl-sn-glycerol-3-phosphate acyltransferase produces MAISIKEGFKLLVYRYIPYCFLYPFFVVFGRLEVKGIEHIPIKGGIIIASNHLSYIDPPLLATILPRRCNFMAKHELFDIPILKYIIRYYAFPINRQKPRVSAIKTAIHKLCNGEIVVIFPEGSRNIGTTFLPPKNGIGMVALLSKMNVVPTLIEGTDNLFPPGKFIPRPAKIRITFCKPLDPVLEDTDYRVISRKIMSHITQMTATKTLGA; encoded by the coding sequence ATGGCTATTTCGATAAAAGAAGGCTTTAAATTACTAGTATATAGATACATTCCCTATTGTTTTTTATATCCCTTTTTTGTGGTATTTGGCAGGTTAGAAGTCAAGGGGATTGAACACATTCCGATAAAAGGCGGTATTATTATAGCGTCGAACCATTTAAGTTATATTGATCCGCCTCTCTTAGCAACGATACTTCCTCGAAGATGCAATTTTATGGCAAAACATGAATTATTTGATATACCGATATTGAAATATATCATACGGTATTATGCCTTTCCTATAAATCGGCAAAAACCAAGGGTGTCCGCAATAAAAACTGCGATACACAAGCTTTGCAACGGAGAAATAGTCGTCATATTTCCGGAAGGGAGCAGAAATATAGGAACAACTTTCCTTCCTCCTAAAAACGGTATTGGCATGGTAGCTCTTTTGAGTAAGATGAATGTTGTGCCGACATTGATTGAAGGCACAGACAATCTCTTTCCCCCGGGCAAATTCATCCCAAGACCGGCAAAGATACGAATAACGTTTTGCAAACCACTTGACCCTGTCCTGGAAGATACGGATTATAGAGTAATCAGTCGCAAAATCATGAGCCATATAACACAAATGACTGCGACAAAAACTTTAGGTGCTTAG